GGCCTATGTACATCGATGCTCAATTCAATGATTGTCTGCATATGGCCAGTATAAACCGTATTGGGCCTTAGCCATCATCAGCCTCACCCGCTTGCCATTTTCCAAATGCATAGCTATTTATTCGAATTAGATAAAGGAGGTATTGTACTTTGGTTGATACCAAGCAATTCAATCTGGTGTTGCTGTTGTTTTTGGGTCTATCTACTCCTTGCCCTGCCCCATCCCATTGTTGTTCAACTCATGCCAGTACTATTGCCTTGCTGTGCACTAAGATTTGGGAGGTTATGCATGAGCACTGAGCAAGGAATTACctggtcggttttacttgtatgctTGTCTGTTCTATTCTATTTTCTGTTCTCTTTTAGCAAATATGTCTGTATAGTTTAGTTTATGTTCTGCATAATTATGATAAGGTAGCACTTTGCTagtgtgatttttttttttgggttaaACAAGCAAGCCACATAGAATTTGGCTGTATTAGTTCCAAAGATGTTCTTCATTGAGACGCTAGGTTTATGTGTTCTCCTGAGATTTTCTTCATGTGTTGTGACAGGTCAAAGGGCTCACAAAGGAGGAACTTACGACCCGTAGCGAACTGGTTTCTGCCTTACCTGATAGAATTCAGTCAATACCAGATGGTAGTGCTACTGCGGCAAAGAGCAATGGAGGTTGGGGAGCCTCAGGATCCCGTCCCGGTGGGGGCATTAAGTTCGACTCTACTTCTGGTTAGTGAGCGTCATTTATTGTATCACCTGAGCCATCTGTTACGTATTGATATTGGAAAGATCTGCCCAAGTTTCTGTTAAACCTTATGCATTACATGTTCAGATAAACACTAAGTAGCTTCATTTTGTTTGTATTAGCGTTGGATGCACGGAATTTGTTAGCATTGTAAATTTGAATTGAGCTAGCATGTCGCAATGCGTGAAAGTTGCTTGAGCAATGGATATTCTGTTTGTTTCGTCGTCACCTCTTGCATGAGCTTGTCAGATGCCCTACATAATTTCTTTCTATCCTTTTGTGGGTCACTAACTTATCCTTTTTTGTTTCCCTCACCACTTGATGAATACAGATGGGAACTTTGATGACGAATACTTTAAGGGCACAGAAGAATCAAACAAGTTTCGTCAGGAATATGAGATGCGTAGAATGAAACAGGTAAAATTCTGATTCACCAAACTGATGGTTTTCTTATGTTCCGTTTTCCACTTCCACTGGATGTGAGAACTTCTGCGTAACCAGACCTGCATTTTGCAATGATATTCTGCAGGATGAAGGTTTAGATATCATTGGTGAAGGGCTGGAAACTCTGAGAAACATGGCAGCTGATATGAACGAGGTTACAATCCTGTGTTTCTTTCCTAGTCATAAGATGATTATGTGTAGTGTACTAAATTGCTGTGATCATCAGGAATTGGATAGGCAAGTTCCCTTGATGGATGAAATGGATGACAAGGTTTGTTCTTTGTGAACCATTACCCTCTTGTTTTTCATCTGGCAAATTGTCTCAGAAATGCTTAATTTGTGAAAAATGGTAATGCAGGTGGATAGGGCAAATGCAGATCTGAAGAATACCAACGTGAGACTAAAGCAGACTATTCTACAGGTACAGTTTGCTCTTCTCTTTCCTGACTAATGCACCCAGCCACAACTTGGTGAGCTCATATGTACATGTTTCCCCCCTTTGGCTTGTTATCAGATGAGATCCAGCCGCAACTTCTGCATCGACATTGTCCTGCTCTGTGTCATACTTGGCATTGCTGCCTACCTTTACAAGTGAGTAATCTCCTTCGCCAAGAAACCTAAGTAAACCACCCCAGTGGACATTCTCTTTCTGCCATTAACTAGCTTGTATGTGGACCAGTCACCATTTTGTATCGCTATCCCACATTTTTTTACTCCCGCTAATAGTTTTGCTTTGTGCTTCTTTAATGTCTCGCAGTGTGCTAAAAAAGTGAGGCTGCCTTGGAAACCACTCATGTTGCATCGCGCGGCTCATCTACGTGTTATGTCTCCTCATGACGGGTTTCGACCCCAGTGTGCCACCACGAGTTATTTCTTTCATCTCATATGTGTAATACCATCATGGTGCTATTAGACTGCTCGATGGAGCAGTGAACATTGTGTGTGTGAAGACCTGATGTCTGCTGTATGTGTATATTTGGGAGTAAATTTCGTAGCGAAGAGTACAAGATCATTCTTTTGTTTTATATAAACCTGCCCATGTATATTTCCGTCCCCCTCAGGCCTTTTTCTTTCTGAGATATTTGGCTTTGCACTGGACCTGTCTGTTGATAAACATCAGGCTGCGCTCACCGTTGCAGTGTACCCGCGTGCTACGGCTGACGTATCAACCTAGGGTAAAACATCAATGCAACCAAGAATATATAGAAAAATAACAAGACATAAATTCGTCGTTGCGTCAGATTCGAAGAGCAACGCTTGGAACTTGATTTGCATTTTTGCCCAGTTCAGTAGCAGCAGCATATGACGAAAATTCACTTTAAAGCTCCGGGTACAGGCAGCTCAAAAATTCTGAAAATATGAACACTCAATTTCATATTTTCAAAAAATTATAAGAATATTGTAGATGTAACTAATGATGGCAATTAGAAGTGTGAAAAAAATTCAACATGAAATTCCTTGTGGTCTGTGCTCGGTAAGAATGACAAACCTGACAAAGTTTGGAAGCTTGGAAAATCAGGCACGGTTCACCACAACGCAAATCTGAAACATTTGTCATTTTTGGTGAGCCCATAATGCAAAGTATTTCTTATTGATTTTTTGTACAGTGGTAGAATACATCGTCTACTACATCCAGGATTGCTTacagttttttgtttttttgaaacATTCAAATCGAgttctcaaaattttcaaaataaaTCCCGAGCTCCACAACCCACGAGGCTCCCCCCGGCTCAACTCGTCTCTCCCAGAGTAGCGCTGGCGCGGCTTCGGCCCTCTCTAAACCTGGAAAGCTTCTCCCGCCAACCCCAATTCCCCCTTCCCGCCCTTCCCTCCCTCCTGCCCCCAAATAGGCCGCGCTCCTCCGCTCCTCGGCTCGGACAACCCTCCACTCCACCCGGACCCGGAACAACCCCAAACCGCCGCGTCCCCTTGTCGATTTGAcgcggtcggcggcggcggcggcggcggcgaggatgaGCGCGGTGAACATCACCAACGTGGCGGTGCTGGACAACCCCACCGCCTTCCTCAACCCCTTCCAGTTCGAGATCTCCTACGAGTGCCTCGTCGCCCTCGACGACGGTAAGCCCCCTTTCTCTCCCTCTCTGCCCCCTTTTACCGATTTGGTCGATTGTCGCgtcgtggcggcggcggcatcctaGGGTTTCGTCGCGTCGCGGGCAGTTGGTAGGAGGTGCCGTCTTCCGATCCGTGGAACCCGACCTGGTCGGCGCCGTTCGGTTCTCTTCTGTTCTGCTCTGCTCCCTCCGTAGAGGTCGCCCGCGATAGGTGTGGCGTGTAGGGAATCAGGAACGGCGCACCGGGCGGCGCCGGCGCGAGCTTTTCCTCTGTGATGATTTCCGCGTCTATATTATCTTGCGTAAGGGAGAAATGCTCTTCTCTCTGGGTTTTCTTGGATTCAGAGACCAGTCGACGAACCGGATGAATTACATGTAGCTCGAAGCTGATCCGTGGCAAAGAGAGCCGGATGGGAAGATTCCGTGGAGCGAAACCTCAAGTGCTGGTCTATTGTTTTTCTAGCACACAAGTTACCgcccgtttttttttttttttgctggaATTGCATTGAACATGGATGTTCTAGATTGCTTCCCTTTTTCACTTTCTGATGAAGTAACAGCAAGGCGCATAATGAAGGCAGCTAATTCCAATAGACTTTCTAGTCTGCTGACAAATCTATTAATGAACTGTTACGATAATAGATTCAGTCCCACCTGTTGTATCAGGAATGAATGAAGTGAAGTACAGGACATCCAAAATAAGCCAGATATTATTAGAGAGGGGCATAACCTGATTGATTGGATTATTGAGCTTTATCCTTAACTAAGGCGACACATGAAGTCACACCTCACAACTATTCTTTCTCAGCCCTTAGAAAGACCATCAGACTATGTAAAAGGGAAGTTAACCGAAAAGAAACAGTATAGTAATACGGACATTATGCCTTCTCTTGTTAAGGGGAATGAGAGTACTCAGTCTTCTATGCCATTCTGACTTGTCTTAGTTGGGACTTTTCTGTTGAGATGCCAGTTCCCCTTGCCTATAATAATTCTGTTAAAATACTTCTACTATAATAATTGCTGAATGCTGATTATCTATCTGCGCCAATCATTTAATAGTTCATAGTATTTTGGAGGCACAGATATTTGTTCAGGTCTTGCTATTTTCAGGAAACCATCCAGTGGTCTGGGACTGTAGATTGCCATGGAGAAAATGTTTGCTTAGTTCAGATGCCACAAATATTTGCCATTGCTTCAGTAGACTTGTAGTTTGTACACAATGCCACAACGGAGCATAACCATAGCGGAATAAACGTACACTACAATGTAATGTCTTATGATATGCTTTGTGCCATCAAACAATACCCTTTTCTAAAACTAGGTTGAGCTAATTTTAATTTCTGTGCAACCTTTCCAAGTGCGTATACAGGTACAGCTGCTGTTTTTAAGAAAACAAATATTTCTTTTCTGAAGTTAGTTTCTTTGTATATTTATGTTCATTCTTTGATGGTTCAGACTTGCTAATTTATTGATGAAGTTTGTTGTTTGACCTTTTTAGATCTGGAATGGAAACTCACATATGTTGGATCAGCTGAAGATGAAACCTATGATCAGCAACTTGAAAGTGTTTTTGTTGGACCCGTCAATGTTGGGACCTACCGTTTTGTGCTTCAGGTAAAGTAGACCTGTCATACTATCAACCGAGTCCAGTATCTTCATTATGCACAGTCCAGAAATCTTTAACTTTTCAAGTCTTCCTCGCACTGTATTTTCTATGTTACTTAAGCCTCATAGCTCATACTTCAGAATATTAAATATGCATCTGAAAGCTGATGTTACATTTTAATTTCAGGCGGACCCACCGGACCCTTCAAAGATCCGTGAAGAAGACATCATCGGTGTCACTGTGCTGCTATTAACATGCTCCTATGTGGGTCAGGAGTTCATGAGAGTGGGTTACTACGTGAACAACGATTACGACGATGAGCAGCTGAGAGAAGAGCCTCCAGCAAAGCTGTTGCTCGATAGGGTGCAGAGGAACATTTTGGCTGACAAGCCCCGTGTCACCAAGTTCCCTATCAACTTCCATCCTGAACCAGGCACAAGCACAGAACAGCCACAGCAGGAAGAAGCGCAGCAACAGGAAGAAGCGCAGCAGCTGGCTTCACCAGAACCGCAGACGGCTCCTCTAGAACCACTGACGGCCCCGCTAGAATCCAATCTGGGTGATGAAATTAAGCAGAGTGCTGCTGTATGATTGGAGCTGGGATGCTGGCGTTTTGTTGTCCATGCCTCTTAGGGTGTCTTGTAATGTTATGAATTTACTGTGGTGGGCATCGCAATTGTTTCCGTGTCTGTAGACGATTCACAATCTGTTCTGTCACAGTTGTTTGTTGTTAGTTATTTTGTACCCTAGCCTGTTGTGTTGCAAATAGTGGATGAACTTTTACACTGGAGTTATTATTTGTTATGAACCACACATTGGTTACCCGGGTGTTTCTCTCTGCCATAGACTGTAACCAGGTCATGAATCTATTATGGTTGGTTGTGGTCAAATAGTCGGTAAGGATTTATAGAAAAATATGTGCATAGAAACATCGATGTTAATGGGCTGCACCAACTACGGCCCATTAAGAAAGATTTTAGGTATTCGTTAGCCTGCAGACAGTCGGGCCAGACTGCGTGGAGGAAAAAATAGTTTGATTGGTTACTTGCACGCCTCCTTCAGCTTGGCCGGCGCGGGTTGTAAAGCACCTTGGGGCAAGGCTAGAAGACAACGTTTGAATTGACCGTTTCTCCTCAGCCAGCCTTGGTGTGTGCAAAATCAGAGCAACGGTGTGGGAGGTCGTGCAGGCAGGGAGATGGCGGGAGCTCGGGCTCACCGCCTATCGAATCCTTACCCTATTAAGTTGCGCCGTTCTACTCcgaaaatccaaatctagcaattTTCTCCCATTCGACCTCTTCGAGATTGAGATCCGAGATGATGTTGGGCGAGTCAGTTGTGTTGAGCACGGCGATGGCTTACCTGCCGGCTACACCGTCTGCGATGTCGACGGAGGTCCTATCGGATACACCATCAAGTGTGGCGACGGTTGTCCTGCATTCTTCTCCGTCGTCCCCGACCTCTGTGATGTGTGAGTTGGATTCAGTGGTAAAACATTTCTAACCTCCTTGGTAGATGTTGGTAGATCTATTAGAATTTTTGCTAGGCTAAGGTACATCTGTCTCAACTAGTGGTAGATGTTGGTAGATCTGTGTTAGGTTTGTTCGTTCTTGCTATAGCAATGGTGGATTTGTGCTAGGTATGTTCTTTCATGGTGCAAGAATCGTAGATTTATGACTTTTTTGCTCATGCCTAGCTAAACCATGCAAATCTTTTGATGAATatgaacttttttttttgaacaaacgaTGAATATGAACTCATATTGTTTAAAACCATGTACTACTTactgagcatctccagccgcgtcccccaaagcgtcccccaaaccgcgccggattgagcgtttgggggacttgttttgttcgtgccgcctttggggacgtcgctccccagccgcgccccccaaacgcctcccccaaacatttaaaatactttttttggcatttttatttcaatttccacaaactaatacataattgggaacgtggtttccactaactaatacatagttggaaccgtggtggacacaaatataaaatattgcaaataaactaaacctaactaggccgtgcatcggaggtttcctgtgttcgctgctaagaaagaacactcgagggcacacctagtcacctaaactggaaaatccagcgggaggatggtgcccttgttggttctaccgatgaggtgaacaggcagaaacctccgtgcacgtattcgctgcgaagaaacaacactcagtcgtcctcctcgtcggtgctgtcatcgtgggagtccctgtcgccgagg
This Lolium perenne isolate Kyuss_39 chromosome 1, Kyuss_2.0, whole genome shotgun sequence DNA region includes the following protein-coding sequences:
- the LOC127327481 gene encoding probable histone chaperone ASF1A; protein product: MSAVNITNVAVLDNPTAFLNPFQFEISYECLVALDDDLEWKLTYVGSAEDETYDQQLESVFVGPVNVGTYRFVLQADPPDPSKIREEDIIGVTVLLLTCSYVGQEFMRVGYYVNNDYDDEQLREEPPAKLLLDRVQRNILADKPRVTKFPINFHPEPGTSTEQPQQEEAQQQEEAQQLASPEPQTAPLEPLTAPLESNLGDEIKQSAAV
- the LOC127327480 gene encoding syntaxin-71, coding for MTVIDILTRVDAICQKYDKYDVDKLNGANVAGEDPFARLYGSVDAEISQCEEKAEAAKQEKSRAAVVAINAEIRRAKAKLIEEDMPKLMRLAVKKVKGLTKEELTTRSELVSALPDRIQSIPDGSATAAKSNGGWGASGSRPGGGIKFDSTSDGNFDDEYFKGTEESNKFRQEYEMRRMKQDEGLDIIGEGLETLRNMAADMNEELDRQVPLMDEMDDKVDRANADLKNTNVRLKQTILQMRSSRNFCIDIVLLCVILGIAAYLYNVLKK